In Populus nigra chromosome 1, ddPopNigr1.1, whole genome shotgun sequence, one genomic interval encodes:
- the LOC133697135 gene encoding uncharacterized protein LOC133697135, translating into MTDRNNSTTTTTAVTTTNTSAAKPIWMKQAEEAKLKSEAENTAAAKAAFDATFKVLSDKAEKAVDSDSEEEDAEKDLANKPVGPVDPGKCTAAGAGIAGGTACAPATFVVVTKDADGRKVPNGGAVIRVRVSPGVGVGGTEQEGVVKDMGDGTYTVTYVVPKRGNYMVTIECNGKAIMGSPFPVFFSAGTSTGGLLGMAPTTTFPNLVNQTMPNMPNYSASVSGAFPAFLGMTPGIASGASGGAILPGVGASLGEVCREYLYGRCAKMDCKLGHPPHSLLMTLLAPTTTMGTLSHAPMAPSAAAMAAAQAIVAAKALQAHAAQVQAQAQSVKDSSGSPDKARKEDALKKTLHVSNLSPLLTVEQLKQLFSFCGTVVECAIADSKHSAYIEYSKPEEATAALALNNMDVGGRPLNVEMAKSLPQKPLSNSSLASSSLPMMMQQAVAMQQMQFQQALIMQQTMTAQQAANKAASMKSATELAAARAAEISKKLKADGLVIGEEETKAETKSPSPPQARSRSKSRSPINYQRRLRSPSYSPPSRRNRDRRSRSPLRFRYHSRYNYGRRSYRDSRDIVDRMRMQDLDRSHGRHSPVSRRSRSRSASPRTRKSYRDDSGSPKRRQENSAQRSRKAADSGSRSPRSHGGRRLSRRNITDSKLRYKRHSRSRSKSVEESNDRVNEIQDKKSKQHGRRSRSLSVELKHHGRRPSHRSSDEDESNHRSRSRSKSVEVKRHSYEKVGKTEDGRLKHRDRRSRSKSVDDRHCYKERGNESRDKKTKHRDRVRSRSISAESNHPRRSRSSPKGRDESKSKHRRHSRPISPEGKRHSNHRIDENKDEKSKHCGRRMSVSAEGKHIRSPRSSEENKSKRRRHSRSKSAEHKRHSNDEEIKREENETRHEHTSDKTEDANEDENSFTDKEKCKDCDSKERVEDVVMGGKCVLNLSNEEPLLLKAEHPTAELE; encoded by the exons ATGACGGATCGAAACAACTCCACAACCACTACTACCGCCGTCACCACCACCAATACTTCAGCTGCTAAACCAATATGGATGAAGCAAGCAGAGGAAGCGAAACTAAAAAGCGAGGCAGAAAACACCGCGGCAGCGAAAGCCGCATTCGACGCGACATTCAAAGTATTATCAGATAAGGCCGAAAAAGCTGTCGATTCGGATTCCGAGGAGGAAGACGCGGAGAAGGATTTGGCTAATAAGCCAGTGGGACCAGTTGACCCCGGGAAGTGCACGGCGGCAGGTGCTGGCATTGCTGGTGGGACCGCGTGTGCACCAGCTACGTTTGTGGTTGTTACTAAGGATGCGGACGGGAGGAAAGTCCCGAATGGAGGCGCGGTgattagggttagggtttcgCCGGGAGTGGGAGTTGGGGGAACGGAGCAGGAAGGGGTTGTGAAGGATATGGGAGATGGGACTTACACGGTTACGTATGTGGTGCCGAAAAGAGGGAATTATATGGTTACTATTGAGTGTAATGGGAAAGCTATTATGGGGAGTCCTTTCCCTGTGTTCTTCAGTGCAG GCACTTCAACCGGAGGTTTGCTGGGTATGGCTCCTACAACTACGTTTCCAAACCTTGTGAATCAGACCATGCCGAACATGCCAAATTACTCAGCCAGTGTTTCAGGGGCATTCCCTGCATTCCTAGGAATGACTCCAGGCATTGCTTCAGGTGCTTCAGGTGGTGCAATTTTGCCTGGAGTTGGAGCATCACTTGGGGAAGTTTGTCGAGAGTACCTCTATGGCCGGTGTGCAAAAATGGATTGCAAGTTGGGCCACCCTCCACACAGTTTACTCATGACTTTGTTAGCCCCAACAACTACAATGGGGACTCTTAGTCATGCGCCTATGGCGCCTTCGGCAGCTGCAATGGCTGCTGCTCAGGCTATTGTTGCTGCCAAAGCTCTTCAAGCTCATGCTGCTCAGGTGCAAGCACAAGCTCAGTCAGTCAAAGATTCATCTg GCTCGCCTGACAAAGCTCGGAAGGAGGATGCACTGAAGAAAACACTCCATGTTAGTAATCTCAGCCCGCTTCTGACAGTGGAACAGCTGAAACAGCTGTTTAGTTTTTGTGGCACAGTTGTCGAGTGTGCCATTGCCGATTCAAAACACTCTGCTTACATAGAATACTCGAAACCGGAAGAAGCAACTGCTGCTTTGGCCTTGAACAACATGGATGTTGGGGGTCGGCCTTTGAACGTTGAGATGGCTAAATCTCTTCCTCAGAAACCTCTTTCGAATTCTTCACTAGCTTCATCTTCTCTACCGATGATGATGCAGCAAGCTGTTGCCATGCAACAGATGCAATTTCAACAGGCTTTGATTATGCAACAAACTATGACTGCGCAGCAGGCAGCTAACAAAGCTGCATCAATGAAGTCTGCAACAGAGTTAGCAGCAGCTAGAGCTGCAGAAATAAGTAAGAAGTTAAAAGCTGATGGGTTGGTCATTGGAGAAGAGGAAACAAAAGCAGAAACCAA GTCACCATCCCCACCTCAAGCAAGGTCTAGATCCAAGTCGAGATCACCAATTAATTATCAAAGAAGGTTGAGGTCACCTTCTTACTCACCTCCATCTCGCCGCAATAGAGACCGTAGATCTAGGTCTCCCTTGAGATTTCGCTATCACTCAAGGTATAACTATGGAAGGCGATCATATAGAGATAGTAGAGATATTGTTGATAGAATGAGAATGCAGGATTTGGATAGATCACATGGTCGTCATTCACCTGTTTCAAGGAGAAGTAGAAGCAGGAGCGCAAGCCCTCGAACAAGAAAGTCCTACAGAGATGATTCAGGCTCGCCAAAACGTCGCCAAGAAAACTCAGCTCAAAGATCAAGAAAAGCAGCAGACAGTGGTTCAAGATCACCTAGGAGTCATGGGGGACGTCGGTTATCCCGAAGGAATATCACAGATAGCAAACTCAGATACAAAAGGCACTCACGCTCTAGGTCCAAATCTGTGGAAGAGTCCAATGACAGAGTGAATGAAATCCAAGATAAAAAGTCAAAGCAACATGGGAGGAGATCTAGGTCATTATCTGTGGAGCTTAAACACCATGGCAGGAGACCATCCCATAGAAGTTCGGATGAAGATGAATCGAATCACAGAAGCCGGTCCAGGTCAAAATCTGTGGAAGTTAAACGCCATTCCTATGAGAAAGTGGGCAAAACTGAGGATGGGAGGCTGAAGCATCGTGATAGGAGGTCCAGGTCAAAATCTGTTGATGATAGGCACTGTTACAAGGAGAGAGGAAATGAAAGcagggataaaaaaacaaagcatcgAGATAGAGTGCGGTCTAGGTCAATATCTGCTGAGTCAAATCATCCCAGAAGAAGTAGGTCATCCCCAAAAGGTAGGGATGAGAGCAAGTCAAAGCACAGACGGCACTCCAGGCCAATATCTCCAGAAGGCAAGCGGCATTCCAATCACAGGATAgatgaaaataaagatgaaaagtCTAAGCACTGCGGTAGACGAATGTCAGTATCAGCTGAAGGTAAACATATCAGATCTCCAAGAAGTTCAgaggaaaataaatcaaaacgtAGGAGGCACTCTAGATCAAAATCTGCAGAACACAAGCGCCACTCAAATGATGAGgagataaaaagagaagaaaatgaaactcGTCATGAGCATACATCGGACAAAACAGAAGATGCCAATGAGGATGAAAATTCTTTTACGGACAAAGAAAAATGTAAAGATTGTGATTCAAAGGAACGGGTGGAAGACGTGGTAATGGGGGGCAAATGTGTGCTGAATTTAAGCAATGAAGAACCATTGTTACTGAAAGCTGAGCATCCCACAGCTGAACTGGAATG A